One window of the Eucalyptus grandis isolate ANBG69807.140 chromosome 6, ASM1654582v1, whole genome shotgun sequence genome contains the following:
- the LOC104449246 gene encoding LOW QUALITY PROTEIN: potassium transporter 5 (The sequence of the model RefSeq protein was modified relative to this genomic sequence to represent the inferred CDS: deleted 1 base in 1 codon) has protein sequence MKERKVSWARLRRVDSLHLEAGRVSTSHAHSSEVNWQKTMSLAFQSIGVIYGDIGTSPLNVYSSTFTKGIKHPQDILGVLSLIIYTIILIPMLKYIFIVLLANDNGDGGTFALYSLICRYINVSLIPNQQPEDREVSNYKLDIPSNQLRRSEKIKGILENSKSAKIMLFLVTIMATSMVIGDGVLTPCISILSVMSGINSLNTDAQVWISMAILIILFSVQRFGTDRIGFSFAPIILIWFTSLIGIGLFNLIKYDIGVLRAFNPKYIGDYFKRNGKEAWISLGGIFLCITGTEAMFADLGHFNVRAIQIISSFILFPTLVTVYSGQAAFLMKNPTSYANTFYDSVPGPLYWPMFGIALAAAIIASQAMISGAFAIISQSLSLGCFPRVKVVHTSAKYEGQVYIPEVNYMLMIACVLVTVCFRSTTNISNAYGIAVASVMLITTCFVTLIMLVIWKTSIWWIVLFATIFGSIELLYLTSNYYKFRQGGFLPLVLAAFLMFIMATWHYVHRQRYMYELKNKVSAEFVRDLAVNRSINRVPGVAFLYSELVQGIPPIFSHFVKNIPSIHSVLVLVSIKNLPISKVALDERFLFKQVEPRGFGMFRCVVRYGYNDKIEEPHEFERQMAENLKEFIRHEYLLEAVNNDHNSGPHSTLLAEVGQAEGSTVQMGESLPQSNRSNLSSNSIQSFNPIPLAEEEMQFVQKAMERGAVYLLGEAEVVAEPKSSVFKKIIVDYAYSCLRKNFRQGDKIMAIPKNRLLRVGMTYEI, from the exons ATGAAGGAGCGGAAGGTCTCGTGGGCGAGGCTGCGCCGCGTCGACTCTCTCCACCTGGAGGCTGGTCGAGTCTCCACGTCCCACGCCCACTCCTCCGAG gTGAATTGGCAAAAGACGATGAGTTTAGCATTTCAGAGCATAGGAGTGATATACGGTGACATAGGGACGTCTCCACTC AATGTGTATTCGAGTACATTCACAAAGGGAATTAAGCACCCTCAAGATATTCTTGGGGTTCTGTCACTAATTATCTACACGATTATCCTCATCCCCATGCTCAAATACATATTCATCGTCCTCTTAGCCAATGACAATGGTGACG GAGGGACGTTCGCGTTGTACTCATTGATATGCCGGTACATAAACGTGAGCCTGATCCCAAATCAGCAGCCGGAGGACCGAGAAGTTTCGAACTACAAGCTCGACATTCCGTCGAACCAGCTGCGACGGTCTGAGAAGATCAAGGGCATACTCGAGAACAGCAAGAGCGCCAAGATCATGCTTTTTCTCGTGACCATCATGGCCACTTCGATGGTCATTGGCGACGGTGTTCTCACTCCATGTATTTCAA TTCTTTCAGTAATGAGCGGGATCAACTCACTGAACACAG ATGCTCAGGTGTGGATATCGATGGCGATCCTGATAATCCTTTTCAGCGTCCAGAGGTTTGGGACAGATCGCATCGGGTTCTCCTTCGCGCCCATCATCTTAATTTGGTTCACGTCCCTTATCGGGATAGGGCTCTTCAACCTGATCAAGTATGACATCGGTGTATTGCGTGCCTTCAACCCTAAGTACATCGGCGACTACTTCAAACGCAATGGCAAGGAAGCCTGGATCTCGCTCGGCGGCATCTTCCTCTGCATTACAG GCACTGAGGCCATGTTTGCTGATCTGGGTCATTTCAATGTTCGAGCAATCCAA ATcatctcctctttcatcttATTTCCTACACTTGTGACCGTATATAGCGGACAAGCAGCTTTTCTCATGAAGAACCCTACAAGTTATGCCAACACTTTCTATGACTCAGTCCCAG GACCGCTGTACTGGCCCATGTTCGGGATTGCGCTTGCCGCAGCGATCATCGCGAGCCAGGCAATGATCTCGGGGGCGTTCGCCATCATCTCACAGTCGCTGAGCTTGGGCTGCTTCCCACGGGTCAAGGTGGTTCACACGTCGGCCAAGTACGAGGGGCAGGTTTACATACCGGAGGTGAACTACATGCTCATGATAGCTTGCGTCCTGGTCACTGTGTGCTTCCGGTCCACAACCAACATCAGCAACGCTTACG GAATTGCTGTGGCGAGTGTCATGTTGATCACGACTTGCTTCGTCACTCTCATCATGCTCGTGATATGGAAGACGAGCATATGGTGGATCGTGCTCTTCGCCACCATCTTCGGCTCAATCGAATTGCTTTATCTCACGTCAAACTACTACAAATTCAGACAGGGTGGTTTCCTGCCGCTTGTGTTAGCCGCCTTCCTCATGTTCATCATGGCCACCTGGCACTACGTCCACAGGCAACGGTACATGTACGAGCTCAAGAACAAGGTCTCAGCCGAGTTCGTCAGAGATCTTGCTGTGAATCGAAGCATCAACCGGGTTCCCGGGGTCGCCTTCCTCTACTCTGAGCTCGTGCAGGGCATTCCTccaatattttcacattttgtgaaaaatattccGTCTATCCATTCGGTTCTAGTGCTCGTCTCAATCAAGAACCTCCCGATCAGCAAGGTCGCGCTTGACGAGCGGTTCTTGTTCAAGCAAGTCGAACCAAGGGGCTTCGGGATGTTCCGCTGTGTTGTGCGGTATGGATACAACGACAAGATCGAGGAGCCGCACGAGTTTGAGCGCCAGATGGCGGAAAACTTGAAGGAATTCATCCGGCATGAGTACTTGCTCGAGGCCGTGAACAATGATCACAACAGTGGACCCCATTCGACATTGCTAGCAGAAGTTGGACAGGCCGAGGGATCAACCGTCCAAATGGGGGAGTCGCTGCCGCAGTCAAACCGGTCCAATCTCTCTTCCAATTCTATCCAATCATTTAATCCGATCCCATTGGCCGAAGAGGAGATGCAATTCGTGCAGAAAGCAATGGAGAGGGGTGCGGTGTACCTCCTCGGGGAAGCCGAGGTGGTCGCCGAGCCGAAATCATCCGTGTTCAAGAAGATCATTGTCGACTACGCTTACAGTTGTCTCAGGAAAAATTTTAGGCAAGGTGATAAAATTATGGCGATCCCAAAGAATAGGCTTCTAAGGGTTGGCATGACATATGAGATATGA
- the LOC120294434 gene encoding uncharacterized protein LOC120294434, whose product MIVQESSQDVSSSSSQEESSDDDLPKVDERVSKPSNHMTERLQDHLADMLEASPLPVGPKKPAKGAKTSRKRGVLGPLRRAEVRRFVAVNKLCYIDLLETKVPEDNFESISFTLIRGWSWVANYSCSPRGRIWVGWNPELVSFLPISITDQAIHGCLKCNDSGITCSVSAIYGEHTFVRRRPLWADLQHYNEIFQDTAWVVGGDFNAIKDPSDRVGSSTNWIPCFDEFAQCLEQTDLADLRFVGLRYTWSTSAAGNSRKMRKIDRVLVNSKWNEDFSFSEATFLSPGISDHSPAIVKVIHPPRTLKPFKYFHFWEDHPDFKSIVSQAWSTLVYGVPMFQLVSKLKLVKARLKLLNREEFSRSRGRVSRQERTLVPFRPDLQADPLNLHLAEREMVFINFFSNLLSPHETFSKPSCEELKSYIRRPLNEEQIAACNVPVSDDEIKSTVFSLAKEKAPGPDGFSVEFFKSNWEIVGPLVLLAVRDFFQYGRMLKEVNATILTLVPKISNASAVSDFRPIACCNTIYKVITKILANRIAGVLHDVVSRSQNAFVKGMRIRDNILIAQELFAGFHLHPYLPKCAVKVDFHKAYDTVDWDFLEKVLLAFEFPVELTRLVMACVRSPSYSIAINGELHGFFRGGHGLAGGDPMSPYLFTLVMEVFSEC is encoded by the exons ATGATTGTCCAAGAGTCCTCTCAGGATGTATCCAGCTCAAGCTCTCAGGAGGAATCCTCTGATGATGATCTACCGAAAGTTGACGAACGTGTGAGTAAACCAAGTAACCATATGACTGAAAGACTACAAGATCACCTTGCTGACATGCTGGAAGCTTCCCCTCTCCCTGTCGGTCCGAAGAAGCCTGCTAAGGGCGCCAAGACCTCTAGGAAGAG GGGTGTCCTTGGTCCGCTAAGGCGCGCTGAAGTTAGGCGTTTTGTTGCGGTTAATAAGTTATGCTATATTGACTTACTTGAGACTAAAGTTCCCGAAGATAATTTTGAATCTATCTCCTTCACCCTCATCAGGGGTTGGAGTTGGGTTGCAAACTATAGTTGCTCCCCCCGTGGGAGGATTTGGGTTGGGTGGAACCCGGAGCTTGTCTCTTTCCTTCCGATTTCTATCACTGATCAAGCAATTCATGGGTGTCTTAAGTGTAATGATTCTGGTATTACTTGTTCGGTTTCTGCTATATATGGAGAGCACACTTTTGTCCGCCGTAGGCCGCTCTGGGCAGACTTGCAGCATTATAATGAGATATTTCAAGATACGGCGTGGGTGGTTGGAGgcgattttaatgcaattaagGACCCTTCCGATCGTGTTGGTAGCTCCACCAACTGGATCCCCTGCTTTGATGAATTTGCTCAATGTTTGGAGCAGACTGACTTGGCGGACCTCAGATTTGTTGGCCTTCGATATACGTGGTCTACATCGGCGGCGGGGAATTCTAGAAAGATGAGAAAGATTGATCGTGTGTTGGTAAATAGCAAGTGGAATGAGGACTTCTCCTTCTCTGAGGCGACGTTCCTTAGTCCGGGCATATCTGACCATTCACCGGCCATCGTTAAAGTTATTCATCCGCCTCGCACTTTGAAGCCTTtcaaatacttccatttctGGGAGGACCACCCTGATTTCAAATCCATTGTCTCACAGGCTTGGAGCACATTGGTGTATGGAGTTCCTATGTTTCAATTAGTCTCTAAACTCAAGCTCGTGAAAGCCCGTCTTAAGCTTCTAAACCGAGAAGAGTTTTCGAGATCTCGGGGGAGAGTTTCGAGGCAAGAGAGAACCTTAGTTCCATTCAGGCCCGACCTTCAAGCTGACCCGTTGAATCTCCATCTTGCTGAAAGGGAGATG gtattcatcaattttttctcTAACTTGCTATCCCCTCATGAGACGTTCTCTAAACCGTCTTGTGAAGAGTTAAAGAGTTACATCCGTCGCCCTCTCAACGAAGAGCAGATTGCTGCCTGCAATGTTCCGGTTTCGGATGACGAGATCAAGTCCACGGTATTCTCATTAGCTAAGGAAAAAGCCCCGGGCCCAGACGGGTTCTCTGTGGAATTCTTCAAATCTAATTGGGAAATCGTTGGTCCCTTGGTCTTATTGGCTGTTCGGGATTTCTTCCAATACGGGAGGATGCTCAAAGAGGTAAACGCGACAATCCTTACTCTTGTGCCCAAGATTTCCAATGCTAGTGCTGTTTCGGATTTCAGGCCGATCGCGTGCTGCAATACCATTTATAAAGTTATTACTAAGATCCTAGCTAATCGTATAGCGGGTGTGTTACATGATGTTGTGAGTCGTTCTCAAAACGCATTTGTTAAGGGAATGAGAATTAGAGATAACATTCTCATTGCCCAAGAGCTTTTTGCGGGTTTTCATCTTCATCCGTATCTCCCCAAGTGTGCGGTGAAGGTAGACTTTCACAAAGCTTATGACACTGTTGAttgggattttttggaaaagGTTCTCCTTGCTTTCGAGTTCCCGGTTGAGCTTACAAGACTAGTGATGGCTTGTGTTCGGTCTCCATCATACTCTATAGCCATTAACGGTGAACTTCATGGTTTCTTTCGCGGAGGACATGGTCTCGCAGGGGGAGATCCCATGTCTCCTTATTTGTTTACTTTAGTTATGGAAGTATTCTCGGAGTGTTGA